From Pectinophora gossypiella chromosome 16, ilPecGoss1.1, whole genome shotgun sequence, one genomic window encodes:
- the LOC126373986 gene encoding SH2 domain-containing protein 4B-like: MLQQILRDMWVDPEILAELDETQKQTLFCKMREEQVRRWQAWDQKISKEESDEPKFTKNGKKQVQFLKGEDGEPWVWVMGEHKDDKSIETILAEEARQRALAQARQEAHQLRKSVEKELTQLIDYKPLDSLEQKFDLSPKSIDSLEDNLEIYCTVDELRHRIEALEPEVPDKQDISKKTAYCNENLNLELNKNTLHFNFIEGKRDVLQDLGIPNTGDGVSHRVAAWERRVAAARAGDILRGLKARRARTLRDAQLHAQEDEAAWREQERKAKEAEAAMREIARAARAAHRMSTDLPPAPPAPQAGKPPSREAVVEWFRSHELKRGVGVDENNKPVDWFHGLITRSEAEQILQSQAAGSFLVRVSERVWGYAVSYRGPARCKHFLVEATAGYRLLPSSSRTHDTLADLINYHKTVAITESGGEYLTAACPPAKSPTL, from the exons GTCCGTCGCTGGCAGGCGTGGGACCAGAAAATCAGCAAAGAAGAGTCAGATGAACCCAAGTTCACTAAAAACGGGAAAAAACAGGTCCAGTTCCTGAAAGGGGAAGATGGCGAACCATGG GTGTGGGTGATGGGTGAACATAAGGACGACAAGTCGATCGAGACGATACTCGCGGAGGAGGCGCGGCAGCGTGCGCTGGCGCAGGCTCGCCAGGAGGCGCACCAACTGCGCAAGTCTGTCGAGAAGGAACTCACGCAGCTCATTGACTACAAACCGCTGGATAGCTTGGAACAG AAGTTCGACTTGTCTCCCAAGAGCATAGACTCCTTAGAAGACAATCTGGAGATCTACTGCACGGTGGATGAGCTGAGACACCGGATTGAAGCCCTGGAGCCCGAGGTGCCTGATAAGCAGGACATCAGCAAGAAGACCGCTTATTGCAATGAGAATCTGAACCTGGAACTGAATAAGAATACTCTGcattttaatttcattgaaGGGAAACGGGATGTTTTGCAA GACTTAGGCATCCCCAACACGGGTGACGGCGTGAGCCACCGCGTGGCGGCGTGGGAGCGGCGggtggcggcggcgcgcgcggggGACATCCTGCGCGGCCTCAAGGCACGGCGGGCGCGGACCCTCAGGGACGCCCAACTGCACGCGCAGGAGGATGAGGCGGCTTGGAGGGAACAGG AGCGCAAAGCGAAGGAGGCGGAGGCCGCCATGCGGGAGATCGCCCGCGCAGCGCGCGCCGCGCACCGCATGAGCACCGATctgccgcccgcgccgcctgcGCCGCAAG CCGGCAAGCCTCCAAGCCGGGAGGCGGTGGTAGAGTGGTTCAGGAGCCACGAGCTGAAGCGCGGGGTCGGTGTGGACGAGAACAACAAGCCTGTTGACTGGTTCCATG GTCTGATAACCAGATCAGAAGCGGAGCAGATCCTGCAGAGCCAAGCAGCCGGCAGCTTCTTGGTACGCGTCTCGGAACGCGTGTGGGGGTACGCGGTCTCGTATCGCGGGCCAGCACGCTGCAAGCACTTCCTGGTGGAGGCCACTGCTGGATACCGGCTGCTGCCCTCGTCTTCACGCACTCATGACACTTTAG CGGATCTCATCAACTACCACAAAACAGTGGCGATCACCGAGTCAGGGGGCGAGTACCTTACAGCCGCGTGTCCACCAGCCAAGTCACCCACGCTTTAG